Below is a window of Humulus lupulus chromosome 9, drHumLupu1.1, whole genome shotgun sequence DNA.
AAATATTCTATTGCTTTCACACGAGAAATTGATGAACAACAACCATACTGATGCCAAAGTGGACATAGACAACTTGCTTGCAGAGGTTCATATTCCTTCTTCCCTCTTTTATCTATCACAAGAAATTATTAATTACGGTGTAAAGATGTGGATTGATACAAATCATAATTTCAGTGTAAAAGTGGATGTTAATATTTTTGTTGATGAATTACCTATTGAACCACCTAATAATAATGATGGCAATGATGATGGCGAAGAAGATAATGAGTATGAATATGAGTATGAGATAGATGATATCGCTATCGGATTCATGCCAGCAAGTGAAAATTCGCTCGAGAGATTGGAGGAAGTGCAAATTAAGGATGATCCAGTTTTTTGTTCAATTTGTTTAGATAATATTTTGGTTGACTCGAAAGTTACCAAGTTACCATGCGCACATAGCTATCATGAAGAATGTATTGTTAAGTGGCTGCAAATTAGCAAATTTTGTCCATTGTGTCGATTTGAGGTAGCTTAGTATTCCCTTATTTGTAGAAGTACATGTATTTAATCCCTTAAAGTAGCCCCTTATTTGTAGAAGTACATGTATTTAATCCCTTAAAGTAGCGACTGGTTGcatttatatttttctatttgGGTGTGATTACTTCAAAATTTGATAGAGAAATCACagtatttgtttttattata
It encodes the following:
- the LOC133799340 gene encoding E3 ubiquitin ligase BIG BROTHER-related-like: MEDDNMENFVSYTNILLLSHEKLMNNNHTDAKVDIDNLLAEVHIPSSLFYLSQEIINYGVKMWIDTNHNFSVKVDVNIFVDELPIEPPNNNDGNDDGEEDNEYEYEYEIDDIAIGFMPASENSLERLEEVQIKDDPVFCSICLDNILVDSKVTKLPCAHSYHEECIVKWLQISKFCPLCRFEVA